One genomic segment of Cohaesibacter gelatinilyticus includes these proteins:
- the hypF gene encoding carbamoyltransferase HypF, which translates to MPDPLSHGSCHSIRVRGLVQGVGFRPTVWQVAKALKLKGDVRNDGEGVLIRLAADQNELAAFVQNLRNACPPLARIDTIECQPLDELVSFDDFSIAASAETDIATGIVPDAATCPDCLADIEDPPNRRYRYPFTNCTHCGPRLSIIKQLPYDRAYTSMAEFEMCAYCQAEYDDPADRRFHAQPNACPDCGPQLSLIWADGTPIMLDDEQDAIQRCASLLKQGRIVAIKGIGGFHLAVDASNEDAVAELRARKLRYGKPLALMARDLDMVRSFCKVGEIAENLLLDRAAPIVLLEQKENAAELASAIAPGQRRLGFMLPYSPLHSLLMQELDHPLVMTSGNLSSEPQVIDNEEALQRLSSIADAFLMHDRAIINRLDDSVLHLVDDRAAVLRRARGFAPEPLPLPAGFETAPDILAIGGEVKNTFCLLEHGQLTLSHHIGDMENPKQQKDYRRALDLYASVRNFEPQRIALDCHQGYFSTRLGETLAVEQDCLIDAIQHHHAHLAACMAEYALPLDHGPVLGVVLDGLGSSEEGELWGGEFLLGTYQGYERLAHFASVAMPGGGKASYEPWRNCFAQLRELGGWEQISADYADLEIIRWLGKKPLTQMNAMIERGLNAPKASSAGRLFDAVAACLDMCRDQVRYEGEAAMLLQAHAEEAFVRYSETQIEPYEKELQRSCEEQSKEPLVLTWRPLWRGILEDLRSGKDRDLIAARFHQTLIVVIADLATELAQSHSVKKIALTGGVLQNVILCEGVAARLRKSDLEVLIPRLFPANDGGLALGQAMISAARAIAASKTA; encoded by the coding sequence ATGCCTGATCCCTTGTCTCATGGCTCATGTCACTCCATTCGCGTGCGCGGATTGGTGCAAGGGGTTGGTTTTCGTCCCACGGTTTGGCAAGTGGCCAAGGCTTTGAAACTTAAGGGTGATGTGCGCAATGATGGCGAAGGAGTCTTGATCCGTCTTGCGGCTGATCAAAATGAGTTGGCCGCGTTTGTCCAGAATTTGCGGAACGCTTGCCCTCCCCTTGCTCGCATAGATACCATTGAATGCCAACCACTCGATGAGCTAGTCTCTTTCGACGACTTTTCCATTGCAGCCAGCGCCGAGACTGATATTGCCACCGGCATTGTTCCCGATGCTGCCACCTGCCCGGATTGCCTTGCTGACATCGAAGATCCTCCCAATCGACGCTATCGCTATCCCTTCACCAATTGCACCCATTGCGGCCCCCGCCTCTCAATCATCAAGCAGCTTCCCTATGATCGTGCCTATACTTCGATGGCAGAGTTCGAGATGTGCGCGTATTGTCAGGCGGAATATGATGATCCGGCGGATCGCCGTTTTCACGCCCAGCCCAATGCCTGTCCCGACTGTGGCCCGCAATTATCGCTGATTTGGGCGGATGGGACACCGATCATGTTGGATGATGAGCAAGATGCGATCCAGCGCTGCGCGTCGCTTTTAAAGCAAGGCAGGATCGTCGCAATCAAAGGCATTGGTGGGTTTCATCTGGCGGTTGATGCTTCCAATGAAGATGCTGTCGCCGAGCTACGCGCTCGAAAGCTGCGCTATGGCAAACCGCTGGCCCTTATGGCGCGGGATCTGGATATGGTCCGGAGCTTTTGTAAAGTGGGAGAAATTGCAGAAAACCTCTTGCTTGATCGCGCTGCGCCCATTGTGCTTTTGGAGCAAAAAGAAAATGCGGCGGAACTGGCATCTGCTATTGCACCGGGACAGCGCCGTTTGGGTTTCATGCTGCCTTACAGCCCACTTCATAGCTTGCTGATGCAGGAGTTGGATCATCCCTTGGTGATGACGTCTGGTAATCTCTCTTCTGAGCCACAGGTGATTGACAATGAGGAAGCGTTGCAACGCCTGTCCTCAATTGCGGACGCTTTCCTCATGCATGATCGCGCCATCATCAATCGGCTGGATGATTCCGTCCTTCATCTGGTGGATGATCGTGCGGCGGTTCTGCGCCGAGCGCGCGGATTTGCGCCAGAGCCGCTGCCTTTGCCTGCGGGATTTGAAACAGCTCCCGACATTCTCGCCATTGGTGGAGAAGTCAAGAATACCTTTTGCTTGCTGGAACATGGTCAATTGACCCTCTCCCATCACATTGGCGATATGGAAAATCCCAAGCAGCAAAAGGACTATCGCAGGGCTTTGGATCTTTATGCCTCTGTTCGAAACTTTGAGCCTCAGCGCATCGCTCTGGATTGTCATCAGGGCTACTTTTCTACGCGTTTGGGTGAAACTCTGGCGGTCGAACAAGATTGCCTGATAGATGCTATCCAGCATCACCATGCTCATCTGGCGGCTTGTATGGCCGAATATGCTTTGCCGTTGGATCACGGGCCTGTTCTTGGTGTCGTGCTGGATGGTTTGGGATCATCTGAAGAAGGCGAACTTTGGGGCGGAGAGTTTTTGCTCGGTACCTATCAGGGCTATGAGCGACTGGCCCATTTTGCATCTGTCGCCATGCCAGGTGGCGGCAAGGCCTCTTATGAGCCGTGGCGCAATTGCTTTGCGCAATTGCGAGAGTTGGGCGGTTGGGAACAAATCTCTGCGGACTATGCTGATCTGGAAATCATTCGCTGGCTCGGCAAGAAGCCTTTGACACAAATGAACGCCATGATCGAACGCGGTCTGAATGCACCCAAAGCTTCTTCTGCGGGGCGGCTTTTTGATGCGGTTGCAGCCTGTCTCGATATGTGCCGCGATCAGGTGCGTTATGAAGGGGAGGCGGCGATGCTGCTTCAAGCCCATGCAGAAGAGGCGTTCGTGCGATATAGCGAGACACAAATCGAGCCTTATGAGAAGGAGCTTCAACGCTCATGTGAGGAGCAAAGCAAGGAGCCTTTGGTTCTGACGTGGCGTCCTCTTTGGCGTGGTATTTTGGAAGATCTGAGATCGGGCAAAGACAGAGATCTCATTGCTGCCAGATTCCATCAAACCTTGATTGTTGTGATTGCTGATCTGGCAACTGAACTCGCTCAAAGCCATTCGGTGAAGAAAATAGCTCTGACCGGTGGTGTCCTTCAGAATGTGATTCTCTGCGAAGGTGTCGCTGCTCGGCTGCGTAAAAGTGACTTGGAAGTGCTTATTCCTCGTCTGTTTCCTGCCAATGATGGCGGATTGGCACTGGGACAAGCTATGATCAGTGCCGCGCGTGCGATTGCTGCAAGCAAAACCGCATAG
- a CDS encoding HupU protein has translation MTDRSSKSTKTLLWLQSGGCGGCSLSLFGAEAPDLLSSFEAANIELLWHPSLSLETGQQVLDLIEAIRSGQQKLDILCLEGSVINGPDGTGAYHLMAGTGGKPMRDIISELAIHASQVVAIGSCAAYGGITAAGENEVEATGLSFDGNKPGGLLGGDYRSDLELPVINIPGCPIHPDWVTETLAHLSSDQMKAQDLDAFGRPLSMAGSLVHHGCSRNEFYEYKASAERLADLGCMMENLGCKGTQAAGDCNSRPWNGSGSCITGGYPCIACTEPGFEEPGHSFAETPKIAGIPVGLPTDMPKAWFVALASLSKAATPKRLSENATAERVIFTHNRVPVGEGSKPDKKPSSPAPLFGIARRKDRS, from the coding sequence ATGACTGATCGGTCTTCCAAATCGACCAAAACTCTGCTGTGGCTGCAATCGGGCGGCTGCGGTGGCTGTTCTCTTTCGCTCTTTGGGGCGGAAGCCCCGGATCTGCTATCGAGCTTTGAAGCGGCCAATATCGAGCTGCTTTGGCACCCTTCCCTATCATTGGAAACCGGCCAGCAAGTTCTTGATCTGATTGAGGCTATCCGGTCTGGTCAACAGAAGCTGGATATTCTTTGTCTGGAAGGCTCAGTTATCAATGGGCCAGATGGCACCGGCGCCTATCATTTGATGGCGGGCACTGGCGGCAAGCCCATGCGCGATATCATCTCCGAACTTGCAATTCATGCGTCTCAAGTGGTGGCGATCGGCTCTTGTGCGGCCTATGGCGGCATCACGGCCGCAGGCGAGAATGAGGTAGAGGCAACCGGCCTTTCCTTTGACGGCAACAAGCCGGGGGGATTGCTGGGTGGTGATTATCGCTCGGATCTGGAGCTGCCGGTAATCAACATTCCTGGCTGTCCCATTCATCCGGACTGGGTGACCGAGACGCTAGCCCATCTCAGCTCCGATCAGATGAAAGCGCAGGATCTGGATGCCTTTGGCCGGCCCTTGTCCATGGCGGGATCGCTGGTCCATCATGGCTGCTCGCGCAATGAATTTTATGAATATAAAGCCAGTGCCGAGCGTTTGGCCGATCTTGGCTGCATGATGGAAAATCTTGGCTGTAAAGGCACGCAGGCGGCAGGCGACTGCAATTCCCGTCCCTGGAATGGATCGGGCTCTTGCATCACTGGTGGCTATCCCTGCATTGCCTGCACTGAACCGGGTTTCGAAGAGCCGGGCCACTCTTTTGCCGAGACACCAAAGATTGCAGGCATCCCCGTTGGCCTCCCTACCGATATGCCAAAAGCATGGTTCGTGGCGCTGGCATCTCTGTCAAAGGCAGCAACACCCAAGCGTTTGAGCGAGAATGCGACCGCGGAGCGGGTGATCTTTACCCATAATCGTGTGCCGGTTGGCGAAGGTTCCAAGCCTGACAAGAAACCTTCTTCCCCTGCCCCGCTCTTTGGCATTGCAAGACGAAAGGATCGCTCATGA
- a CDS encoding nickel-dependent hydrogenase large subunit, translating to MSRLIIGPFNRVEGDLEVKLDMQEGRVEEARVVSPLYRGFERILKGKDPQDALVYAPRICGICSVSQSTAAAYALAGLEGVSTPLNGQRASNMILATENIADHLTHFYLFFMPDFTRETYGSEPWYAGIAKRFQAIKGEATQDFLPARAELLHITGILAGKWPHTLAIQPGGTTRSIQANEQARLKSILFTFRRFLERHLFGADLEEISSLSSYEALEAWLAAKGPDHSDFSRFLAISRTLDLAKAGRSCDRFMSYGVYPQGEEQTPLFAQGIVMDEQALPLDSAAIAEDVSHAWMVSDEPRHPSDGQTIPDPGMQDGYSWCKAPRLNGQTMETGALSRQLIDGHPLIRDCVARSGGNVENRVLARLLEVAILVPHMQAWSESLDLGEPFRHHGKGLPDGQSVGLVEAARGSLGHWLSVKNGVIENYQIIAPTTWNFSPRDGQGLPGPLEQALVGAGLREGEVDPVSVQHIVRSYDPCMVCTVH from the coding sequence ATGAGCCGCCTGATCATCGGTCCTTTCAATCGCGTCGAAGGTGATCTGGAAGTCAAACTGGATATGCAAGAGGGACGGGTTGAGGAAGCGCGTGTGGTTTCGCCGCTTTATCGTGGGTTTGAGAGGATCTTGAAGGGAAAGGATCCGCAAGACGCTTTGGTCTATGCGCCACGCATTTGCGGCATCTGTTCGGTGAGCCAGTCAACGGCGGCAGCTTATGCGCTGGCTGGACTTGAGGGTGTTTCTACACCGCTGAATGGTCAGCGTGCCAGCAACATGATTTTGGCGACAGAGAATATCGCCGATCATCTGACCCATTTCTATCTGTTTTTCATGCCGGATTTTACCCGTGAGACCTATGGCTCTGAGCCTTGGTATGCGGGCATTGCGAAGCGCTTTCAGGCGATCAAAGGCGAAGCCACGCAGGATTTTTTGCCAGCACGGGCCGAGCTGTTGCACATCACGGGTATCTTGGCAGGCAAATGGCCCCATACGCTTGCCATTCAGCCAGGCGGCACCACGCGGTCCATTCAGGCCAATGAGCAAGCAAGGCTGAAAAGTATTCTTTTCACTTTCCGTCGCTTTCTGGAACGCCATCTCTTTGGTGCCGATCTGGAGGAAATCTCCTCTCTTTCCAGCTATGAGGCGCTTGAAGCGTGGTTAGCTGCTAAAGGCCCGGATCATAGCGATTTTTCTCGTTTTCTTGCTATCTCAAGAACTCTGGATCTGGCCAAGGCTGGCCGTTCCTGTGATCGCTTCATGAGCTATGGCGTTTATCCGCAAGGTGAAGAGCAAACACCCCTTTTCGCACAAGGCATTGTGATGGATGAACAAGCCTTGCCATTGGATAGCGCCGCCATTGCTGAAGATGTCAGCCATGCCTGGATGGTCAGCGATGAACCGCGTCATCCGTCCGATGGCCAGACCATTCCCGATCCTGGCATGCAGGATGGCTATAGTTGGTGCAAGGCCCCTCGCCTGAATGGTCAGACGATGGAAACCGGGGCTTTGTCACGACAACTGATAGATGGACATCCGCTCATTCGCGATTGTGTTGCGCGTTCTGGCGGCAATGTCGAAAATCGTGTTCTGGCCCGGTTGCTGGAGGTCGCTATTCTGGTTCCGCATATGCAGGCATGGTCTGAGAGCTTGGATCTTGGTGAGCCTTTCCGTCATCACGGTAAAGGATTGCCCGATGGCCAGTCCGTTGGTCTGGTGGAAGCCGCACGCGGCTCGCTTGGCCATTGGCTGAGCGTGAAAAATGGTGTGATCGAGAATTATCAGATCATCGCACCGACCACATGGAATTTCTCACCGCGCGATGGGCAAGGCCTGCCTGGCCCGCTGGAACAGGCGCTTGTAGGGGCTGGATTGCGCGAAGGCGAGGTTGATCCGGTTTCTGTTCAGCATATCGTGCGCTCTTACGATCCCTGCATGGTCTGCACGGTGCATTGA
- the repA gene encoding plasmid partitioning protein RepA, with translation MNSPVGFDQIILQQGELISDKLHMLRVEQFPPNATKGLRQFSLAEVASYLGVTQSNIKKLHLEGKGPVPTTSASGRRSYTAEQMLELRRYLDKNGRPGKKPYLPHRSEGEDLQVISVVNFKGGSGKTTTTSHLAQHLALTGHRVLAIDLDPQASLTALYGIQPELDQTGSLYEALRYDEDRQSITSVIRPTNFPGLDIVPANLELQEYEYDTPLAAASKDSNEGRLFFTRITEVLADVEDQYDIVLIDCPPQLGYLTLTALTASTSVLITVHPQMLDIMSMSQFLLMLGGILESMNSAGAGINLNWFRYVVTRYEPTDGPQAQMVGFMQALFPNQMLQNHMLKSTAISDAGITKQTLYEIDRSQFNRQTYDRAIGSLNAVNGEITDLIHRAWGRDV, from the coding sequence ATGAACAGCCCTGTCGGTTTCGATCAGATCATCTTACAGCAAGGCGAGCTGATCTCGGACAAATTGCATATGTTGCGTGTGGAGCAATTCCCACCCAACGCGACGAAAGGGCTGCGCCAATTCTCACTTGCCGAAGTTGCCAGTTATCTTGGTGTGACCCAGTCCAATATCAAGAAATTGCATTTGGAAGGCAAGGGGCCAGTTCCAACCACATCAGCCAGCGGTCGCCGGTCCTACACGGCCGAACAAATGCTGGAGCTGCGCCGGTATCTCGATAAGAATGGCCGCCCGGGCAAGAAGCCATATCTACCTCACCGTTCCGAAGGTGAAGATCTTCAGGTTATCTCGGTCGTGAACTTCAAAGGTGGATCAGGCAAGACCACGACGACGTCGCATCTGGCACAGCATCTGGCTTTGACGGGGCATCGCGTTTTGGCAATTGATCTCGATCCTCAGGCATCTCTGACCGCGCTCTATGGTATTCAGCCAGAGCTGGACCAAACAGGTTCGCTCTATGAGGCCTTGCGCTATGATGAAGATCGTCAGTCGATTACCAGCGTCATTCGTCCGACCAATTTTCCGGGTCTTGATATTGTTCCTGCTAATCTGGAGCTGCAGGAATATGAGTATGACACGCCTTTGGCAGCTGCCAGCAAGGACAGTAATGAAGGGCGTTTGTTCTTTACGCGCATCACCGAAGTCCTGGCTGATGTCGAAGATCAATATGACATCGTTCTGATTGATTGCCCGCCTCAGCTTGGCTATTTGACTCTGACAGCTTTGACGGCATCAACTTCGGTTTTGATCACCGTTCACCCACAGATGCTGGACATCATGTCCATGAGCCAGTTCCTCTTGATGCTGGGCGGCATTCTGGAGAGTATGAATAGTGCAGGGGCAGGTATCAATCTGAATTGGTTCCGCTATGTGGTCACCCGCTATGAGCCGACCGATGGGCCACAGGCCCAGATGGTTGGCTTCATGCAGGCGCTGTTTCCCAATCAGATGCTCCAAAACCATATGCTGAAATCCACTGCGATTTCCGACGCTGGTATTACCAAGCAAACCCTCTATGAAATTGATCGCTCTCAATTCAACCGTCAGACCTATGATCGCGCAATCGGGTCACTGAATGCGGTCAATGGTGAAATTACCGATTTGATCCATCGTGCATGGGGAAGGGACGTCTGA